ACTCCACAGGAAGTTTGAGTTTCTGTCTTCTAAAATTATACACATTGTGATATTTGGATGTAGGAGCCATCATTTgagaatttatttaatattaataattaaataatattttagattGACTTTCTAGGTCAAATGTCAAATTTTGTAAATGGTGAGTTAGGAGGCAATATTAACTTGAACACAGGGTTTCCTTTCCTCCTTGCTTATTTCTTGTGTGGTTACAAGATTGTGTGTAAATTTTGAATCTTACAGGTAAGCCTCAATCACGTACTCTCCTCAATAGaggaatatatattcaaaatataattATTCTTTCCTGTGCCGTTCTCAGATGGTAGACTGATTGtttcaaattaattttcttttaataatttggTAATAAATTGATACTTATGCTAGCATTTTGATACCAGTATCTACAGACCAATGTCTTAACCAACGTTAGGGATGGCTATTTCTTCCAACTCTgttgtcattttctgatttttctggaATGTCTCATCTATGGCCATGGTGGACAGGGTTCTTTAACCATAGCCTTAGAACAAGACTGGTTTTTAAGAAATAGCAAGAGTACTGAGTTGATAACATTAAAGTATAGAAAGTTTCTGTGAAAAGGAGAATTAGAcaacagggtaagttccatataTTTTAGCAGCTTTGTGTAATTCTAGTTGAATTTTTATACCTAAATGAGATGTCCAAATACATAGAGACCATTTATGTCACAAATCTACTTTCTGACACCATGATCTGAATTTGACTCTTACCTCCTATCAGTTCTCAGTCAGAGAGAGCCTCAGCCCCTTCTTGTAGCTGATTTAAAGGGTTAATAGCTTTGTAACAATACTGTATTTTTATATCACTCCCCACTAGGCATTAATTCTAGAAACTGTATGCCTACCTGATGGTTCGTCCTGTCCACTGTATTGGCTGTGGAGGGGTGGTCCCTAGTGTTCTGACGGATTCGAGCGGAGTTTTGTTGTTCAATCGTGGAGGCAGTCGGGATGCAGAATTCTCTGAAGCATCGTTTGAAATTTTCATCCAGAAATGCATAAAGGACGGGGTTCAGGCAGCTGTTTGTATACCCCAGGGCAATGCAGAAGTGCCAAGAAACGGTCTGGAAAGTGGTTTCTGGAATTGTGATCAAGGCTTTGACGATGACGTAGATGTGGATGGGCGTCCAGCAGACGATGAACacagccaccaccaccagcaccatcctGGTGATCCTGCGCAGGTTCCTGTCCTTTTCCTTGGAGCCTGAGAGCATGCGGACGCTCTTGAGGCGTAAGATCATGAGGCCGTAGCAGACCGTGATGATGAGCACGGGCATGATGAAGGCAAAGATGAAGACGCAGATCTTCAGCAGGTTCTCCCAGTACCAGGTCGGGTGGGAAAACGTTAGAGTGCAGTCGATGGAACCTAGAAGAAAAGGATGTCCAGGAACTTCAGCAGCAACACTTAGCTTTCTCATCATGTATCAATATTGCCATTTTCCTTACTCTTGCCCTTGGCCAAAACTAAGTGAAGGCTATTTCTATACAAGCCAGTAAGGAAATTATGGAAGCAACTTAACATCTCCTGATTTTTTTCAGGGAAAGTtactttgatcttttttttttattattattattcccccatattttcccattctgctgTCCACTTGGATCATATTAAGCTTTGATTCAATGAGCGGTTATGGGTCTCTCACCACAAATCAGTCACTTTGAGGGATTTAtgctgttataaaaaaaaatagagtcatTGTCTAAGTTTCCTAGGAGTTCCTGGCTAATGGATGCTTTCTCCTCACTTCTGCCTATTAGTTCATTAATCTGCTTTCTACGTCCCAAGAGATAAATTTATCAGGAAGGCAGTGACTGGAAGGTTTTAAAGAAGCCTCAATGAGGTGCTCATTGGATTTAAACTCTAAATTCTCTTGCAGAGTTATGTACAGATTTATTCATCATTTTGATGAAGTAACTACCGAGGAACCATAAGCAAgcggatttttttgtttgtttttttgaggtagggtctcactctagcccaggttggcctggaattcactgtattcttagggtggcctcgaactcacagtaatcctcctacctctgcctcccgagtgctgggattaaaggtgtgcaccaccacgcccggcaacaaatAGATTTTATTCTCATTAAAATAATCAGCCgggcttggggagatgactcaatggttagaggtacttgcttgcaaagcctgctggactgggGTTTCATTCCCTTATACCCATGGAAGgacaaatgcacaaagcagtgcattcatctggggttcgtttgcaagaggtcctgggttcccttcctctctctgattgcaaataaataaatattttaaaaatattggtatTAAAGTTCAAAGGAAATCTTATTTCACAATACTTAAAGGCATTTTGTTAGAAAGAATTACTAAAAACATAAATTTCACTATGGTATTGGACCACTGCATAAGCTCTACTTGGCTCATGACATCACCAGCACTTCATATTATAAGTTCTTCAACCTTTAGGCTTGAACTGTCTCTTACCATGCCTGTATTTTGTGGTCGCCATGAACATCACAGGCAGACCAATGGCAGAAGAGAGGATCCAGTTGCAGATGTTGACGATTTTGGCGTTTCGGGGAGTACGGAAATCCAGAGCCTTGACGGGGTGGCAGACAGCAATGTAGCGGTCCACACTCATGGTGCAGAGTGTGAATATGCTGGTGAACATGTTGTAGTAATCTATGGAGATCACGATCTTGCAGAGAATTGTGCCAAAGGGCCATGTGCCCATCAGGTAGTTGACACTCTGGAAGGGCAGCGTGCTGGTTGCTAAGGCATCTGCCAGAGCAAGGTTGAAGATGTAGATATTGGTGGCTGTCTTCATCTTGGTGTATCTAGGAGATGAAAGAAGAACACTGACAGCATAGAGACGACAACATGAAACGCAGTGGACATTCTCAGAAGAAAACGGCACTAGCTGATGTCAAACATTTGAGATTAGACATAGAATTCTTCCAAGGAAAGAGCTTAGCTATTTACAACCAAGTGACTACAGGTTACGTCCATAATTTCTCTGCTTATCAGATTTCTTATTTATACAACATGATGActtactgaatatttttttttctaaaatatttatttatttgacagagagaaagaggcagatatagagaatgggcataccagggcctgtagccactgcaaatggactccagatacatgcaacacctgtccccatgcatctggctttacatgagtactggcgaatcaaacttgggtcttttggctatgctggcaagaaccttaactattaagccatctctccatttctctttgaatttcttgtaGGCTTGAAACTTACTACATAACAAGGCCTATAGTCACCTTATTTATGAtgctccctcctacctctgctttccaagtgctagatTTAGAAGTGTGCACAACCATTCAAAGCTTGTCTGTCTTTCATGAAACGGTACTCTGATTGGTTGGTGCAATTGCTACAGAAAACTCCCAGTCAAGTGATACAGACAGAGACTAGCTAtaattctaaacatttttttattactaACTATAATTCTTAATTCTAACTATAACTctaaatattgtaaaaaataaagaggacatCTTAGACGTATATCGATGTAAATTTAAAGAACACTAATAGTGTTAGAATGTTTACTTctctacatgtacatatatacacacacaaaaaaccacAATGCAGGCATATACAAAAGcacaggccagggctggagagatggcttagtggttaagcgcttgcctgtgaagcctaaggaccccggttcgaggctcggttccccaggtcccacgttagccagatgcacaagggggcacacgcgtctggagttcgtttgcagtggctggaggccctggcgcgcccattttctctctctccctctgtctttctctctatgtctgtcgctctcaaataaataaataaaaaatgaacaaaaaaattaaaaataaaagcacaggcTATTATAGGTCATAGAAATGATCACTGATGTCTAATAGGCAATAAGTATTATGGTTTTAATGAGAAATATCCCCTATAGACTCATGTATTTGTAACCATCGTTCTCCAGCtgatggtgctatttgggaaagttgtgaacCTTTAGATGTTTAACAGAGGAAGTGAGTCGGGGTGCTTGAAGTTTCACAGGCACTTCTTGCCTGCTGTTATGATCAGCCCAGCTTTATACTCTTCCCTTCAAGCCTTCTCTGCCAGGATGGACTGGATTCCTCTGGCCCTGGAAGCcagagtaaaccctttccttctttacaTTGCTTTCTGATCAGGAATTTAGTCCCAGCAAATGGGAAAGGAATTAAGGTAACTGGTAAAGGAAAAAGGACAAGTGAGATGGGAAGTGCCCCAGAAGTGAAGGTTATCTAAAATCTTAAGTTGCAAATGAGAATAGGAATTGGCAGGCGGCAGAAGCAAGTCACTGCAGAGAGAGCAGCGACCACCCCAGCAGAGGGGTGGATGAGCTCTGCTATCAGCGACGAGCAGATGTCAAGTGATTGGGGCCACAGTGCGTGTTCAGGGGTGCCTCCAAGCTTCAGCTGAGCCGCTATGGCTTGTGTGTTTTCCTGTGGGTTCATGTCTTTGAAGTTTGGTCTCTGATGGGGGTGATTAAATGATGGTGGGCTTTTAAGAGAGAAGGGGTAAATAGGAGGCCATTGGGCCTCTGGGATTTTGCTCTCAAAATTAATTACAATAGCTAGCTATTGTGAGACCCCAGTCAGTTCTTGAGGGAGGACTGTCATGAAGGAGAAAGACTGGCCTCTTTCTGGAGTCTCTCTGGGCTTCCTCTGCCCCCTAGTCTTCTCCCGGAGTGAATGCTGTCATAGTGGTACTTGTTACGATATGATGCAGAGAGGGCTGTCGCCAAAGCTGGTGTCTCTGCTGCTTGGTATGTGAGCCTCCAAAATTTGGAACTGTCTAAATCTCTTTTcttaggaatggtggcacacacctttaatcctagcactttggaggcagaggtcagaggattgctatgagttcaaattcagcctgggactacagagtgaattccaggtcagcctagggtagagtgagatcctagctcAAATAAAAAAGCACCTCAAAGCCTCTTTCCTTTACATATCAACCAGCCTTAACAAAATGTTCTGCTTTAGTCATCAAAAATGGATTAATACAAAAACCAATGAGATTTGTTTTCAAGGATAATTTTGGAGAGAGTATGCTACTTTTCACAAGGAGTCAAAACTTTAGAGGATGTATAATAAGCACATAGTTGCTGAAAAATAATCTGCAAATAGGTTTTCAAATTTGCCTGTCTGAGGATTTGAAAAAGCATAAGAGAATTCAATTCTTGGAGCTAGGTTTTCtttggacttttttgtttgtttgtttacatgaGATAGTGAGCTCTATGCAATGTTCAGCTTTTCAGTCAGAAATAAATGTGAGCCAAACTCATTCAGCACCACATGACTGATGGTTGGGGGAAATTGTATTATAGACCCATTGGTGTAGGGTCTTAATTCAATgtttcagcaatgtgaaccttgaTTTTAGTGAACCCCAAGAATCTGAAAATATAAAGGCAGATGTTACAGCCATCCTCAGGACCAGTCTTGGTTAATCTCCAGCATTCTGATACTTGATTCAGTTTTCAATGTTTCTGGAAGGAGCATAGCTCCCTGTTTTTAATTCGAAGTTTCCTTCAGCTGTTTCAGAAGTGTTATTTCTGGGGCTTGGGAGAGGGCTCCGTTGGTAAAAGAACTTGCCATATAAGAGCGAGGACTTGAGGCTGGATCTCAAGCATCTGTGGGTGTGGTGATGTGTGCTTTTCATCCTGGCGCTCTGGAGGTAATGATATAGCAAGATTCTTGGGTCAAGTTGGTTCAAATCAGGGAGTTTAGTGGAAGACTTGGTCTCAATAAATGAAGTGAGGCATGAGAGAGAGGACACTTGATGTCAACTTCTAGCATCCACACGCATgagcacctacacacacacacacacacacacacatacacacacacctttcttaAGGGTTTTAGTGGAGCAAGATCTAGACAGGCTATTTAATTTGAATAAATTAAGTGATTTTCTTAAAACTATGCACTGATTTTACATATGACTAAAGCAAAAATGGTAATTCAAACATGATCCCCTCGTAAGccaacaaataaaaaccaaattaaaGCAACAATGTTAAGCTTTAAAAATAACTGACCTTTGATGTCTAAAATgtttaaacatgttttttttcatttttatttatttatttgagagaaagaggcagagatagacagatagagagagagagagagagagagagagagagagagagagaaagagaatgtgtgtgccagggcctccagctcctgcaaacgaactccagacctgtgcgctccctgtgcatctggttaatgtgggtcctggggaatcgagctttgaactggagtccttaggcttcacaggcaagtgtttaactgctaagccatcttgctagcCCTGAACATTTTTGACGTTGCTTATAAGCAGAAAGTTCTTCCTCAAAGCAGAAACTGACTTTTGCTAGAGAAGCTGTTGACGACTGCTTACCTGTGGTCTATAGGCATGCCTGAGGACACTGGTCACACCCTAGTGTAGTGTGAGAAGAACTAATAAGATGTCTGTGTTAAACCATCAGGATCTTTAAGGTCAATTTTCTGACTCATGGTAGTTCCAACCTTTTCTTCAGGCTTATCTGAGCATAGAATACTTACAATGACTGCTTAtttcaattaaaaacaataatttcCTACCCCAAAAGGAAGTGCTTGTGAAACAAAGCTTATGCTAATTAGTTTATTTGGTCCATTCcacatttcatatatattttacattatcCTATTGAGCATGATAAAATTAATGTCTTATAATATCTTCtgatttaagctgggcgtggtggcacacacttttaatcccagcacatggagacagaggtaggaggattgcagggattgcagtgagttcgaggccaccctgagaagactacatagtgaattctaggtcagcctgggctagagtgagaccctacctcaaaaacaaaacaaaacaaaaaaatcttctgaTTAAACCAtaatggttaattttttttacaagttaTATCTATGGATCCTTCTAAAGAAAAGcattctagccgggcatggtggtgcacacctttaatcccagcactcgggaggcagaggtagaaggattgccatgagttcaaggccaccctgagactacatagcgaattccaggtcagcctgggctagagtgagaccctacctcaaaaaatcattaaaaaagaaagaaagaaagcattctGTCCCAATTACTCATGCTTTCAGTCATATCAACCAAGCTCAGCAACTTTCTAATTGTGTGAAAGAGACAAATCTTTTGTTATGGAGAAGTGGTTTGGTTGAGAAAGGGATCCTGTTACTCAGCAAA
This is a stretch of genomic DNA from Jaculus jaculus isolate mJacJac1 chromosome 9, mJacJac1.mat.Y.cur, whole genome shotgun sequence. It encodes these proteins:
- the Oprm1 gene encoding mu-type opioid receptor isoform X2; translation: MDPASPSNCSDLSAQASCSAAPGSWVNLSHVDDRNLSDPCSLNRSDLGGSDSLCPSAGSPSMVTAVTIMALYSIVCVVGLFGNFLVMYVIIRYTKMKTATNIYIFNLALADALATSTLPFQSVNYLMGTWPFGTILCKIVISIDYYNMFTSIFTLCTMSVDRYIAVCHPVKALDFRTPRNAKIVNICNWILSSAIGLPVMFMATTKYRHGSIDCTLTFSHPTWYWENLLKICVFIFAFIMPVLIITVCYGLMILRLKSVRMLSGSKEKDRNLRRITRMVLVVVAVFIVCWTPIHIYVIVKALITIPETTFQTVSWHFCIALGYTNSCLNPVLYAFLDENFKRCFREFCIPTASTIEQQNSARIRQNTRDHPSTANTVDRTNHQLENLEAETAPLP
- the Oprm1 gene encoding mu-type opioid receptor isoform X1, with translation MDPASPSNCSDLSAQASCSAAPGSWVNLSHVDDRNLSDPCSLNRSDLGGSDSLCPSAGSPSMVTAVTIMALYSIVCVVGLFGNFLVMYVIIRYTKMKTATNIYIFNLALADALATSTLPFQSVNYLMGTWPFGTILCKIVISIDYYNMFTSIFTLCTMSVDRYIAVCHPVKALDFRTPRNAKIVNICNWILSSAIGLPVMFMATTKYRHGSIDCTLTFSHPTWYWENLLKICVFIFAFIMPVLIITVCYGLMILRLKSVRMLSGSKEKDRNLRRITRMVLVVVAVFIVCWTPIHIYVIVKALITIPETTFQTVSWHFCIALGYTNSCLNPVLYAFLDENFKRCFREFCIPTASTIEQQNSARIRQNTRDHPSTANTVDRTNHQIRDPMSNLPRVSVF